attGGAAATCACAGGGACTCAAAAGGTTAAGAATTTAAGGATTGGATTCAAGTAAGCATGGCAAAAAGAACCTGAGACCAACGAGTATGTCTAGAACCGAAAACTCCCGGGACGAGTATACCTGAAACCTAAATCATCTAGGCGGGTATACCTAAAGCCCAACGGGTATAGGACTGGAATTATATtagttttcaaaattttcttagaTATGAGATAGGTATGAGATTAGGTGATACCCGGTCTAGTTTCCTGAAACCACATACTCGTATACCCGAAACATATACCCaaaaattttatatatttttcaaaattttcttagaTATGAGATAGGTATGAGATTAGGTGATACCCGGTCTAGTTTCCTGAAACCACATACTCGTATACCCGAAACATATACCCaaaaattttatatatttttgtttccTTCAACCCTTTGTCTATTAGTGCTTTATATTTTAGTAGGCTCGATAtgtggaaaattaatttttcttttagaTTATGTAtgataatattttttatatttttgtatgTTGTGAATTGACGTATacatataaaattatataaatattgcaatgaaattattttataataaaacatatatatatgtaatttaTTGTTGTTTAATTTGTAatagttatataaataaaaaatcatacaataattataatagtaaaaaaatgTATTAGAAAATCATAATGAGTCtatttttaacaaataaattGGTATACCAGATGCATGCGGGAATGCTCGATACCCGAGGGGTGTTGGACCGGATATGGGACATGACTTTACAACCGGGTATGAGACTCAGAGGAAtatgatcaaatacaaaccatatttcgtatacaaactgtaagaaccatttaaaaagtgtcatgtggcatccaaccaattatagagaaatgataaaataatatcctaaataatatcaattatattgaattatctataaatatgctaacaagcaattaattctttatttgaatcttccttttgtttttaatgtgctgattaagaaaagtgctgatatcattcaaatatgtgctaaaatcaattaccatgattaattttcatgtgctaatataattcaaaagtgctacttttatatagttttggtatgtgctaatttaacttttttaagtgctaggatctgttcttacagtttgtaggataaatatggtttgtacctGAACCAACCCCGAGACTGAGATTATCAATACTCAACGCGAACTCGACTCATTATCATCCCTAGATTCAAATAGTTAAAATgattacctttcaaaaaaaaatagttaaaatgatCAAAGTGGACTCAAATAGTAATTTACTCAAATCTTTAAAATTCAGACTTTGCCTCCTACTTTATATAAGGGTCTTCGTATAAAAAGGTTGAAGAGAAATTAAGCAGAAATATTCAATAACAAACACACCCCGCTAGCAGACCTGTTCGGAATTTATAATAGGTTAGAGAGTTTGATAGTTTAGTTTCCTACAATGCACTCTTCCAAAAGGAAAAACTTGAGCATCTCAGACCTCAAAAATTTTGTACACGATTGTTTTCATGTACAATGCACTCTTCCAAAAGGAAAAACTTGAGCAAGCTCGTAACACCTAAGGTGAGATCGGATGCCATTCCTAAAAGTTATCTAAATGCCAAACTCATGGTTGTATAAGCAGTAGAGACTGATTGAATCATGGAACGAATCTTGAAAAACCGAATCAGAAAACGGGTCTTGATAATTGTTTCCATGCTCCAAGTTCTCAATTGGGCAAAGTTGGTTCCAAAACCATTGAAGATCTTCAACAGTTCCTGGGGATCCTATATCATAGTGATTATCTTTAATGTCACCTTCTTCCTCTATGGAAGAAGTGGTAGTAGTAGATGAAGAAGAGGCATCATCTTCAAAAGTCATTGAGGATTGGGTCTCAATAATATCTTTTACATGATTAACCTGCTCACATTGTATGTTCTTAATATCACTGGATTCAAACGTAGATGATATGTCCGAATCGTTTGGGTTGGTTGTTTGATGCAGTAGGTTGTCTGTCCCACGTTTCTTGAGATGAGTATGCCAGTAGTTCTTGATTTCGTTATCAGTTCGACCAGGAAGTCTTGCTGCAATTGCAGACCATCTGTGAATAGATTAAAGAAACGAGGGCATTAATGATTATTTACTATACTTAACTTACTATACCCCACTCCTAAAAGTATATATCTTAATAAATTCTATGTAATTAAATTAATATACACGGATTAGGCGGATTAGATTGGCTTGTCGGCCAAGTGATTAAGACATCCACATTACATTTTATCTAAGAACCAAGAGGTATGTGTTGAAATCCAACCATTCATGTCTTTTAATTTGAGTCTTTATTCTATAATGTTTATCTGACTTGTTGAAACATATATAGACCCGATCATTTATACCAGAGAAAAAGTTGGTTAGTGATGGattttcaaataaataatataatatataactgATCGATATCTATGCATACCTATTGCCGAGAAGTGAATGAGAATGCAGTATGATTTCTTCTTCTTCCTTGGAGAAGTTCCCTCTCTTTACGTTAGGCTTAAGATAATTCATCCACCGAAGTCTACAACTCTTCCCACTTCTCGACAAGCCTAaatacacacaaaaaaaaaacaataagaaATCATGTTATTTCAATATCACATAATCGTAGATCCGAAAACCCTATATGTGGATTTACTTACCAGCAAATCTAGGCATATGAGACCAGTTCCAGATGCCATATCTATTGATATAAGAAACCAACTTCTGGTCTTCTTCAAGGCTCCATGAACCTTTTTTTAAACCTGTGCTCATCTGACCACTTGGAGTCCTCATCACTTCTAAGTGTTAACTATATTGAAATAAGTAGTATCTTGAACTGATGGAGTATCATCAGTAACTGATCTACTGCTATAAATAGTGTTCCATTATCGTTGTAATAGATATGATCAAGCAGCTTCCTGTCATCCTCCAAGAAACTTCCATTATTAATAAGTTCTGTGTTTCAAAACGTTGGTCAACAGATAAGATCATTGAAAACTCATAAAATACTTGCTACGCGGCGTACAATGTCTAGATTGTAAATTACATACATGGGGAAAATAAAATAATACATGGTGGAATGCACATgtgttttaaaataaatattaaaatagtAATGTACTTTTTTAAATTCATTTCTAGCAAGAAAAACTTTGTCCACATGCAGAGTGGCTCACGGAATGATAACAAATCTACAGATTGAATTATTCTTTATGTTTCCTCAAAAATAATACATTTTATCCAGATCATACACTCTAAGAGCGTCCAAATGGGATGGCTGTGACCGTGAGAGAAAATGCTCACGTGGTGGTGTGTTTTGTATACATGAGTGGGCTTTGTACTAATGACAAGAATTTTAAAGCATTTTCAAGCTCTAATTCGTGGCTATGGACGATCTGGCATGAAGAATTTTGAAGCATTTTCAAGCTTGGCTTTTCTTTTCTAAACTCGACATCAGAGTTCCCTTAATCCATTCAAGAGTGAGTTCGACCCTATCACTGCCAAGTATCAAATCTGAATTCTCTCATTGATTCACGATTTCACAAGCCAAAACCAACGTCTACACTTCGAATTAATGATTTCACAAGCCACTTTGAGTTCAGTTTCTATACCTTTCTTGAAAGAATGAAAGGTAAATTTACAATTTCTTTAGTTTCTTTcattctttgtttctttttaatgAATATATGTAATGTGTTATTAATATGTTAGTTGAACTTGAGAATGATTATATGAAAAATGTGAATTGTTATTTGTTTCTGTTACTTTGTTGAACTTGAATGATTATGTGAATATGAATTAGACAATTTGTGTTACatgtttttaaatttctaatgaccatatttttttattattacatcgtatttttaatttttattatgtGATGAACTTTACCCGACCCGAACCGTCGGACCGACCCGAATTTTTTTACATCCAGTCCTATGATATTAGAGTATCTTAAAAAATGAACCCACAGAAAAAAATTTCTGGATCCGCCATTGGGAAGAGATCATATATTAGAGAAAGAGAGGGTTTTTTGTTTGCAGCTCGTGCGGATCTTCATCATGGCAGCCATCCGTCGAAGACCATTGGAAATGATCTAACGATGAACATGACAATGGTGGGTTTGTCTATGCAAAGACGTCCAAGGATGGGTATAGTAAGAATGAATGCAgtcacaaaacaaaacaaaagcaaAACTGTTTTTGTTACAGATATGGATATTTGTATTAGCAAATGTACTATGTGATTTATCCATTGAAATATTATTCTGTTATTTAAAAGCTCACGTGGTAGTGTTATAGACACTTGTATGAATAATGCGTTGTAGATGCTAAAGCTATAGACAGTTGTACGAATAACGCATTGTAGTGTTATAGACACTGCGGCCCGGACGTATGGGCCGAATTTTGCCATTAAGTTATCCCAGGTAGCTGAGCTTTTATTTctttggccgttcaaaaaaaatgcTAAAACTATATATCACTTGTTTACACATTTTTCTACACACCCTTGttacaaaaaaaatcaaacaatgcTAACACTATCTCCAATGCAAACGGCGCCCTTAGATGCCTAATCAGCTGCCACATCATATCCTTAAAAATCCTTACAAATTCTTAAAAACCACCAATTTCATCTCCAACCATACAAACATCATTACATATCCTTACATTTTCCACATCATCACCcattttttatttaagtttaccCATTTTTTTTAAGTTCACTTACTtaaattattaaaatatattCAAATAAATTAAATGATTAGATAATTAAGATAAATAAtttaagtaaaataaaaaaaaaacataaaaacatagaAATTGCATTACCTAAAAACAAAAGTAAACtagatttaaaaacaaacattttaaaaataaacataaactaCTCTCGATCAATCCATGTTATACTTTGCCTTAATCCTAGCACACTCAATGTCATGTCGGGCTTTTTGAACCGGGTCCATGTGGGCAGTCGGGCTGTAAAGTATTTTTTTCTCTTTAAATTCCAAGTAGTCTGTCA
This is a stretch of genomic DNA from Helianthus annuus cultivar XRQ/B chromosome 16, HanXRQr2.0-SUNRISE, whole genome shotgun sequence. It encodes these proteins:
- the LOC110917852 gene encoding transcription factor WER; amino-acid sequence: MRTPSGQMSTGLKKGSWSLEEDQKLVSYINRYGIWNWSHMPRFAGLSRSGKSCRLRWMNYLKPNVKRGNFSKEEEEIILHSHSLLGNRWSAIAARLPGRTDNEIKNYWHTHLKKRGTDNLLHQTTNPNDSDISSTFESSDIKNIQCEQVNHVKDIIETQSSMTFEDDASSSSTTTTSSIEEEGDIKDNHYDIGSPGTVEDLQWFWNQLCPIENLEHGNNYQDPFSDSVFQDSFHDSISLYCLYNHEFGI